From the genome of Geobacter sp. SVR, one region includes:
- the tuf gene encoding elongation factor Tu — protein MAKAKFERTKPHVNIGTIGHVDHGKTTLTAAITKVLAGKGQAEFKAFDQIDNAPEERERGITIATAHVEYETDKRHYAHVDCPGHADYVKNMITGAAQMDGAILVVSAADGPMPQTREHILLARQVGVPYMVVFLNKADMVDDAELLELVELEIRELLSSYDFPGDDIPIIKGSALQGLNGEKGELAEPAIMALMDAVDAYIPDPERAIDKPFLMPVEDVFSISGRGTVATGRVERGIVKVGEEVEIVGMKATAKTTVTGVEMFRKLLDEGRAGDNIGALLRGVKREDIERGQVLAKPGSITPHTKFKAEAYILTKEEGGRHTPFFNGYRPQFYFRTTDVTGVAELPAGIEMVMPGDNVAMTVKLITPIAMDEGLRFAIREGGRTVGAGVVSSIVE, from the coding sequence AGCTATCACCAAGGTGCTTGCAGGCAAGGGTCAGGCCGAGTTCAAGGCCTTTGATCAAATCGACAACGCCCCTGAAGAGCGCGAGCGTGGTATCACCATTGCCACCGCCCACGTGGAATACGAAACCGACAAGCGTCACTATGCGCACGTCGACTGCCCCGGCCACGCCGACTACGTAAAGAACATGATCACCGGTGCTGCACAGATGGACGGCGCCATCCTGGTCGTGTCCGCCGCTGACGGCCCCATGCCGCAGACCCGCGAGCACATCCTGCTGGCCCGTCAGGTTGGTGTACCCTACATGGTCGTCTTCCTCAACAAGGCCGACATGGTTGATGACGCCGAACTGCTGGAGCTGGTAGAACTCGAAATCCGCGAGCTGCTCTCCAGCTACGACTTCCCCGGCGACGATATCCCCATCATCAAAGGTTCCGCTCTGCAGGGCCTCAACGGTGAAAAGGGCGAGCTGGCCGAGCCGGCCATCATGGCTCTGATGGACGCTGTCGACGCCTACATTCCGGATCCGGAGCGCGCCATCGACAAACCGTTCCTCATGCCGGTAGAAGACGTCTTCTCGATCTCCGGTCGTGGTACCGTGGCCACCGGTCGCGTTGAGCGCGGCATCGTCAAAGTTGGCGAAGAAGTTGAAATCGTCGGCATGAAAGCCACCGCGAAGACCACCGTCACCGGCGTTGAAATGTTCCGCAAACTGCTCGACGAAGGTCGTGCCGGCGACAACATCGGCGCACTGCTGCGCGGCGTCAAGCGTGAAGATATTGAGCGCGGCCAGGTACTTGCCAAGCCGGGTTCCATCACCCCGCACACCAAATTCAAGGCCGAAGCCTACATCCTCACCAAGGAAGAAGGCGGTCGCCACACCCCGTTCTTCAACGGCTATCGTCCGCAGTTCTACTTCCGTACAACTGACGTAACCGGTGTAGCAGAATTGCCTGCCGGCATCGAAATGGTTATGCCCGGCGACAACGTCGCCATGACCGTCAAACTGATCACCCCGATTGCCATGGACGAAGGTCTGCGTTTCGCCATCCGTGAAGGTGGCCGTACCGTTGGCGCCGGCGTCGTCAGCTCGATTGTTGAATAA
- the rpmG gene encoding 50S ribosomal protein L33, which translates to MRDIITLGCTECKQRNYTTTKNKKTTPGKLEFSKYCRFCRKHTPHKETK; encoded by the coding sequence ATGAGAGATATCATTACCCTCGGATGCACCGAGTGCAAGCAGCGGAATTACACCACTACCAAAAACAAGAAAACTACTCCCGGAAAACTTGAATTCAGCAAGTATTGCCGATTCTGCCGCAAGCATACTCCTCATAAGGAAACCAAATAG
- the secE gene encoding preprotein translocase subunit SecE: MQNVKSFFESVKVELGKVTWPTRKETVATTSVVVLIVLLISLYLGACDIVLAKLMRLILG; the protein is encoded by the coding sequence GTGCAAAACGTAAAATCCTTTTTCGAATCGGTAAAAGTCGAACTTGGCAAGGTAACGTGGCCTACGCGCAAAGAGACTGTTGCAACCACTTCGGTGGTTGTACTGATCGTTCTGTTGATTTCTCTCTATCTTGGTGCCTGTGATATCGTTCTCGCCAAGTTGATGCGGCTGATACTGGGGTAA
- the nusG gene encoding transcription termination/antitermination protein NusG, producing the protein MSKKWYGIHTYSGFENKVRLNLLERIKNEGMDEFFDEILIPSETVVELKKGEKKTSSRKFFPGYILVKMELTDESWHIVKETSKVTGFVGGNTPFPIPDDEVNKITRRMVEGAEKPRPKVQFEVGETVRVIDGPFLNFSGIVEDVKPDKGKLRVTVTIFGRATPVELEFMQVEKN; encoded by the coding sequence ATGTCCAAAAAGTGGTATGGAATTCACACGTATTCCGGCTTCGAAAACAAGGTCAGGCTCAACCTGCTTGAACGCATAAAAAACGAAGGAATGGATGAATTTTTTGATGAAATTCTGATTCCTTCCGAAACGGTGGTCGAGTTAAAGAAAGGCGAAAAGAAAACTTCCTCCCGCAAATTTTTCCCCGGCTACATTCTGGTCAAAATGGAGCTCACCGACGAAAGCTGGCATATCGTCAAAGAAACTTCCAAAGTCACTGGATTTGTCGGCGGAAATACTCCTTTTCCGATACCGGACGACGAAGTCAATAAAATCACCCGGCGGATGGTGGAGGGAGCCGAAAAGCCGAGGCCGAAAGTTCAGTTCGAAGTTGGTGAAACAGTACGGGTAATCGATGGTCCTTTCCTGAACTTTTCCGGCATTGTCGAAGATGTCAAGCCTGATAAGGGCAAGTTGCGTGTAACGGTCACCATTTTCGGCCGGGCAACTCCGGTCGAGCTGGAGTTCATGCAGGTAGAAAAGAACTAA
- the rplK gene encoding 50S ribosomal protein L11, protein MAKKITGYIKLQVPAGKANPSPPIGPALGQHGVNIMEFCKAFNAKTQADEGTITPVVITVYADRSFTFITKTPPVPVLIKKTLGLASGSAVPNKTKVGKLTKAQVEEIAKKKMPDLNAASLEAAMRTVEGTARSMGVDIV, encoded by the coding sequence ATGGCAAAGAAGATCACGGGGTATATCAAGTTACAGGTTCCTGCCGGTAAAGCCAATCCCTCGCCACCGATCGGTCCGGCACTTGGTCAGCACGGCGTGAACATCATGGAATTCTGCAAGGCATTCAACGCCAAGACCCAGGCTGACGAAGGCACGATCACTCCTGTCGTAATCACGGTATACGCCGATCGTTCGTTCACATTCATAACCAAAACGCCTCCTGTTCCGGTGCTCATAAAGAAGACTCTTGGTCTTGCGAGCGGCTCCGCCGTACCCAACAAAACCAAGGTCGGCAAGCTTACCAAGGCTCAGGTTGAAGAAATCGCCAAGAAAAAGATGCCTGATCTCAATGCAGCCTCTCTGGAAGCTGCCATGAGAACTGTTGAGGGAACTGCCCGTTCTATGGGCGTTGACATCGTTTAG
- the rplA gene encoding 50S ribosomal protein L1, with protein sequence MSKTGKKLTAAAEKIDRSKVYPIATALDVVKEASFAKFDETVDLAVRLGVDPRHADQMVRGAVVLPNGLGKEVRVLVFAKGEKEKEALEAGADYVGGDDLVAKIQEGWFEFDTAIATPDMMGVVGKIGKLLGPRGLMPNPKVGTVTFEVGKAVKESKAGKVEFRVEKAGIIHAPVGKVSFDSDKLKGNVLALVEALVKAKPSAAKGVYIKKISVSSTMGPGINLDVADVTSQL encoded by the coding sequence ATGTCGAAGACAGGAAAAAAACTTACTGCGGCAGCCGAGAAAATCGATAGATCGAAAGTTTATCCCATTGCCACCGCTCTCGATGTTGTGAAAGAGGCATCTTTTGCAAAATTCGATGAGACGGTAGATCTCGCTGTACGTCTGGGGGTAGATCCCCGGCACGCCGACCAGATGGTGCGTGGCGCAGTCGTACTGCCCAATGGCCTTGGAAAAGAGGTGCGTGTTCTCGTTTTTGCCAAGGGCGAGAAGGAGAAGGAAGCTCTCGAGGCTGGTGCCGACTATGTCGGTGGGGATGACCTCGTTGCCAAGATCCAGGAAGGCTGGTTTGAATTCGATACAGCCATCGCAACACCCGACATGATGGGCGTTGTCGGCAAGATCGGCAAGCTGCTCGGGCCACGCGGACTCATGCCCAACCCCAAGGTTGGCACCGTTACCTTCGAAGTGGGCAAGGCGGTCAAGGAGTCCAAAGCCGGCAAAGTTGAATTCCGCGTCGAAAAGGCAGGGATCATTCATGCTCCGGTGGGTAAGGTCTCTTTTGATTCCGACAAGCTGAAGGGCAATGTGCTTGCACTGGTCGAGGCTCTTGTGAAAGCCAAGCCTTCCGCGGCAAAGGGTGTTTATATAAAGAAGATCTCCGTCTCCTCCACCATGGGGCCTGGGATCAATCTTGACGTTGCTGACGTAACTTCACAGCTTTAA
- the rplJ gene encoding 50S ribosomal protein L10: protein MNKENKQELVTQMHERLSRAKAVFLADFRGMNVGQATNLRTELRNASVEYKVFKNTLLDLAAKGTDVECLTPYLAGPTAIAISYDDPVSAAKVISKFAKDPQGKLVLKAGVLSGKLLDVKQIQALADLPSREVLIAKMLGSMQAPATNFVGVLAALPGSLVRALDAIRAKKAGN from the coding sequence TTGAACAAGGAAAACAAGCAAGAGTTGGTCACACAGATGCATGAGCGGCTCTCACGCGCGAAGGCTGTCTTTCTGGCAGATTTTCGCGGCATGAACGTGGGGCAGGCCACCAATCTCCGTACCGAGTTGCGGAATGCATCCGTTGAGTACAAGGTTTTTAAGAATACTTTGCTCGATCTTGCTGCCAAAGGGACTGACGTCGAATGTCTTACACCCTACTTGGCCGGTCCGACTGCTATCGCCATTTCGTATGACGATCCTGTCAGTGCCGCCAAGGTGATCAGCAAGTTTGCCAAAGACCCGCAGGGAAAGCTTGTTTTAAAAGCAGGAGTGCTCTCTGGCAAGCTGCTGGATGTAAAACAGATTCAGGCATTGGCCGATCTTCCCTCGCGGGAAGTGCTCATCGCCAAAATGCTTGGCTCCATGCAGGCACCTGCTACCAACTTCGTTGGCGTGCTCGCAGCTCTCCCGGGCTCGCTCGTTCGTGCTCTGGACGCCATACGCGCTAAAAAAGCAGGTAACTAA
- the rplL gene encoding 50S ribosomal protein L7/L12, with translation MAEITKQDVVAFIEKMTVLELAELVKELEEKFGVSAAAPVAVAAAGPAAAAEPAEEQTEFDVILKAAGANKINVIKVVRALTSLGLKEAKDLVDGAPGTVKAGISKAEAEDAKKQLVEAGAEVEIK, from the coding sequence ATGGCAGAAATCACCAAACAGGACGTTGTTGCTTTTATTGAAAAAATGACTGTTCTCGAACTCGCTGAACTGGTCAAGGAGCTGGAAGAAAAGTTCGGCGTTTCCGCAGCGGCTCCCGTTGCCGTTGCCGCTGCCGGCCCTGCCGCTGCTGCTGAGCCCGCTGAAGAGCAGACTGAATTTGATGTTATTCTGAAAGCTGCCGGTGCCAACAAGATCAATGTCATCAAGGTTGTGCGTGCTCTCACCAGCCTTGGTCTCAAAGAAGCCAAAGATCTCGTTGACGGCGCTCCGGGCACTGTCAAAGCCGGCATTTCCAAAGCTGAAGCCGAAGACGCCAAGAAGCAGCTGGTTGAAGCTGGCGCTGAAGTAGAAATCAAATAA